The proteins below are encoded in one region of Listeria swaminathanii:
- the rsmI gene encoding 16S rRNA (cytidine(1402)-2'-O)-methyltransferase — translation MIKSQKSFSGASQGALYLVPTPIGNLEDMTFRAIRMLKEADIIAAEDTRNTVKLLNHFEITTRMTSYHQFTKENKEDNIIQRMLDGEVVALVSDAGMPSISDPGYELVQSALNADIPVIPLPGANAALTALIASGLAPQPFYFYGFLPRQNKERTQAIEKLAAREETWILYESPHRLKETLKAISKITGNDRKIVLCRELTKRFEEFLRGTVEDALNWATDEEVRGEFCLIIEGNANPPLAEEQLWWQELDIKTHVSTVMEQENVSSKEAIKTVMKARNLPKREVYSAYHEIK, via the coding sequence ATGATAAAAAGCCAAAAAAGTTTCAGCGGAGCCAGCCAGGGGGCATTATATCTAGTTCCTACGCCAATTGGGAATTTAGAAGATATGACTTTCCGAGCAATCCGAATGCTGAAAGAAGCGGATATTATTGCAGCAGAAGACACGCGAAACACGGTAAAACTTTTAAATCATTTTGAAATTACAACCCGAATGACGAGTTACCATCAGTTTACGAAAGAAAATAAAGAAGATAATATTATTCAGCGGATGCTAGACGGGGAAGTGGTAGCGTTAGTTAGTGATGCTGGGATGCCTTCTATTTCTGACCCGGGTTACGAACTTGTCCAAAGTGCGTTAAACGCCGATATTCCAGTCATTCCATTACCCGGAGCGAATGCCGCTTTAACCGCTTTGATTGCATCAGGCTTGGCACCGCAGCCATTTTACTTTTACGGATTTTTACCGCGCCAAAATAAAGAGCGCACCCAAGCGATTGAAAAACTAGCAGCGCGTGAAGAAACATGGATTTTGTATGAATCGCCACATCGTTTGAAAGAAACGCTAAAAGCAATCAGCAAAATCACTGGAAATGACCGAAAAATTGTCCTATGCCGCGAACTTACAAAACGATTCGAAGAGTTTTTACGTGGAACGGTAGAAGACGCGCTGAACTGGGCGACCGATGAAGAAGTGCGCGGGGAATTTTGCTTAATAATTGAAGGAAATGCCAACCCACCGCTTGCCGAAGAACAACTGTGGTGGCAGGAACTCGATATTAAAACCCACGTGAGCACAGTCATGGAACAAGAAAATGTTAGTTCCAAAGAAGCGATTAAAACCGTTATGAAAGCGAGAAATTTACCAAAAAGAGAAGTGTATTCTGCTTATCATGAAATAAAATAA
- a CDS encoding DUF1214 domain-containing protein, with the protein MLIMNAKLEVNADLVKESYVYLLSRYLVLRQENFDTKEDKIPYNTLKHNSVSPADANFVNPNFDVVYSEAWIAVDDENAVILEVPEIKNRYYTVQLLDGWGEVVNNINERNFPDHPYGKFAFVKKGTNPSVPSDAVKVELPSEKVKLLLRVEQKDDPEGAVKLQKAFKFDAPDNIKIKEPLEIPHFTNAEFLLEEIYSNLEALLATYPDKMPKAAEFQDKARKVAAYIELGDEQKNEVRDLIKKEAIPYFTNGAKGFGTQKGGWSITYVVGAFGNDILSRGIINYGGIWANTIQESLYFIGQKGTDGGQLTGDKVYKIHFPADELPSEMADAFWSVTLYSVPDYHVIPNKLNKFCINDYTGPKRSEDGSLTLYIAAEKPADVDPGNWLPSKAGQEFSLNFRLYVPKKEVQEGKVFLPPLEVL; encoded by the coding sequence ATGTTAATAATGAATGCGAAATTAGAAGTAAATGCTGATCTGGTCAAAGAATCCTATGTCTATTTATTGTCGCGGTATCTCGTTTTACGTCAAGAAAATTTTGATACGAAAGAAGATAAAATTCCTTATAACACACTGAAGCATAACTCAGTTTCACCAGCAGATGCAAACTTTGTAAATCCGAATTTTGACGTAGTTTATTCAGAAGCTTGGATAGCTGTGGATGACGAAAATGCTGTTATTTTAGAAGTGCCAGAAATAAAAAATCGGTACTACACAGTTCAACTTTTAGATGGCTGGGGCGAGGTTGTAAATAATATCAACGAGCGCAATTTCCCGGACCATCCTTATGGAAAATTTGCTTTCGTTAAAAAAGGAACAAATCCTTCCGTGCCAAGTGACGCTGTAAAAGTTGAATTACCATCAGAAAAAGTAAAATTACTCCTTCGCGTAGAACAAAAGGATGATCCAGAAGGCGCTGTAAAACTTCAAAAAGCATTCAAATTTGACGCACCAGACAATATAAAAATCAAAGAACCACTTGAAATTCCACATTTTACTAACGCAGAATTTTTATTAGAAGAAATTTATTCCAATTTAGAAGCATTATTAGCAACCTATCCTGATAAAATGCCAAAAGCCGCAGAATTTCAAGATAAAGCAAGAAAAGTGGCAGCCTATATAGAGCTTGGCGATGAACAAAAAAATGAAGTAAGAGACTTAATTAAGAAAGAAGCCATTCCATATTTTACTAATGGTGCCAAAGGATTTGGTACGCAAAAAGGTGGCTGGTCGATTACTTATGTAGTTGGCGCATTCGGAAATGATATTCTTTCACGAGGTATCATTAACTATGGTGGTATTTGGGCGAACACAATCCAAGAATCATTATATTTCATCGGTCAAAAAGGAACTGACGGCGGGCAATTGACTGGGGATAAAGTTTACAAAATTCATTTCCCGGCAGATGAACTTCCATCAGAAATGGCGGATGCATTTTGGTCCGTGACGCTTTACAGTGTTCCAGATTACCACGTTATTCCAAACAAATTAAATAAATTCTGCATCAATGATTACACAGGTCCAAAACGAAGCGAAGACGGTAGCTTAACGCTTTATATTGCAGCCGAAAAACCTGCTGATGTAGATCCAGGAAACTGGTTACCAAGTAAGGCTGGACAAGAATTCTCCTTAAACTTCCGATTATATGTTCCGAAAAAAGAAGTACAAGAAGGAAAAGTATTCTTACCGCCGCTTGAAGTACTTTAA
- a CDS encoding GIY-YIG nuclease family protein codes for MAKASEHFFYVLKCSDNSYYGGYTTDVVRRESEHNAGIRCKYTKTRRPVKVIHFEKFETRSEATKAEAAFKKLSRKNKDAYLLQQREEESE; via the coding sequence ATGGCGAAAGCGAGTGAGCATTTCTTTTATGTGCTAAAATGTAGTGATAATTCATATTATGGTGGTTATACGACCGATGTTGTGCGCCGGGAATCGGAACATAATGCGGGAATTAGGTGCAAATATACAAAAACGCGCCGCCCAGTAAAAGTCATCCATTTTGAAAAATTTGAGACGAGAAGTGAAGCTACAAAAGCAGAAGCTGCCTTCAAAAAATTATCGCGTAAAAATAAAGACGCCTATTTACTACAACAACGGGAGGAGGAATCCGAATGA
- a CDS encoding LapB repeat-containing protein: protein MRKLPVVVSLALCFSLVSPSLYAYADTTTADIITQEAVNNDTDSTNNEDSSHTDNESTNPQTTTDPKSANETTSKTPSNPNTKNNTLKNNLKATSENVNTYADIFSDANLAKVIAKNINGNEDINAEVTDAELQSVTNLVANNQGITSLAGIERLTALENISVNYNELTSIDPLFNISTLKSISANNNKIAGTFSLVKTMPELETLDVFRNSITDLDVENQPKLVTLSADELELQKLSLKNLAQLNAIGRNIGSISIDWGELESVSLVNLPKIQRVDISGNYLSSADLHLENLPAVTGMDLSSNELTELPQLNDFPVLTSINVRSNKISMLDSDKLVNIPNLAKLYADKQTLVLPKKIAAGDFTIQNPVENLAGQITSLKTISNNGTYVNPNITWTSENLTDLSKVSYTFDEDVNNPAVTGKFTGTVTQPIEVKALPVITADKSISYEPINAKDEATFLRDIHASVSENGRITSDYSEVVDFNTPGNYTVTLQAKNDFDIQAIPVTVVVHVRDIQKPQVTVASNEVTFEVGTELTSAALLAKSGAVVTDVYDEGIKMEVDLTEIDTTKLGTYEATITAKSKSGESADPIKIAVEIVDTERPVIHVVNPEITVEKDSELTAEQIMEQAGITATDNYDEDVSVQMDFSAVDTSKPGSYKVTIFTEDASGNRSETVTITVKIPEPKKGEVTVKYIDSENNEIAEKSTLTGELGVAYDTIAKEIPGYILEESPANASGIFEEIGQTVQYVYMKISVSPSEPFYVENSTTPEQPASFVSSTQTPNKSAKTQPKTYSKVNKMPINLPKTGDSTSLIFVFMGVLLIAGLTISKVRRKN, encoded by the coding sequence ATGAGAAAACTACCTGTTGTTGTTTCTCTTGCTTTGTGTTTTAGCCTAGTTAGTCCAAGTTTGTATGCTTATGCAGATACAACAACGGCGGACATCATCACTCAGGAAGCGGTAAATAACGATACAGATTCCACAAACAATGAAGATAGTAGCCATACTGACAATGAATCAACCAATCCACAAACTACTACTGACCCAAAATCAGCCAATGAAACGACCTCAAAGACACCTTCAAATCCTAACACCAAGAATAATACACTAAAAAATAATTTGAAAGCAACTTCTGAAAATGTTAATACGTATGCGGATATATTTTCAGATGCCAATTTAGCTAAAGTAATCGCCAAAAATATCAACGGGAATGAAGATATTAATGCGGAAGTAACGGATGCTGAATTACAAAGCGTAACTAATTTAGTGGCAAATAACCAAGGTATTACTAGTTTAGCGGGAATAGAACGCTTAACGGCACTAGAAAACATCAGTGTGAATTACAACGAGCTTACAAGCATAGATCCGTTATTCAATATATCCACGCTAAAATCAATTAGTGCAAATAACAATAAAATTGCAGGCACTTTTAGTTTGGTAAAAACGATGCCAGAATTAGAAACATTAGATGTATTCCGGAATTCTATCACAGATTTGGATGTTGAAAATCAACCGAAACTAGTGACCCTTTCAGCAGATGAGTTGGAACTCCAGAAGTTATCGCTAAAAAACCTAGCACAATTAAATGCGATTGGTAGAAATATCGGTAGTATTAGTATTGACTGGGGCGAATTAGAAAGTGTAAGCTTAGTCAATTTACCAAAAATCCAACGAGTAGATATTAGCGGAAATTATTTAAGCAGTGCTGATTTACATTTAGAAAATCTGCCAGCTGTTACAGGTATGGATCTTAGTAGTAATGAACTTACTGAGTTGCCGCAACTGAACGATTTTCCGGTACTGACTTCTATTAATGTGAGAAGTAATAAAATAAGTATGCTAGATTCGGATAAACTGGTCAATATACCAAATCTTGCTAAGTTATATGCGGATAAACAAACGCTCGTTCTTCCTAAAAAGATAGCAGCAGGAGACTTCACCATCCAAAATCCTGTGGAAAATTTAGCGGGACAAATTACTTCGCTAAAAACAATTTCAAATAACGGAACTTACGTAAATCCGAATATTACATGGACAAGTGAAAATTTAACCGATTTATCGAAGGTTTCCTATACGTTTGATGAAGATGTTAATAACCCGGCCGTTACTGGGAAGTTTACAGGAACCGTAACCCAACCAATCGAAGTGAAAGCATTGCCTGTTATTACAGCCGATAAAAGCATTTCGTACGAGCCAATCAATGCCAAAGACGAAGCGACATTTTTACGAGATATTCACGCATCTGTTTCGGAAAACGGTCGAATTACTAGTGATTACAGTGAAGTAGTCGATTTTAACACACCAGGAAATTATACAGTTACACTGCAAGCTAAAAATGATTTTGATATACAAGCAATTCCGGTTACTGTCGTGGTGCATGTTAGAGATATTCAAAAACCGCAAGTAACAGTTGCTTCTAATGAGGTTACTTTTGAAGTCGGAACGGAATTAACAAGTGCTGCGCTTCTTGCTAAATCGGGCGCGGTAGTTACTGATGTATATGATGAAGGCATCAAAATGGAAGTAGACTTAACTGAAATTGATACGACGAAACTAGGAACGTACGAAGCAACAATAACCGCGAAAAGCAAAAGCGGCGAATCAGCAGACCCTATCAAAATTGCCGTTGAAATTGTCGATACGGAAAGACCAGTTATTCATGTCGTTAATCCCGAAATAACGGTAGAGAAAGATAGCGAATTAACAGCCGAACAAATTATGGAACAAGCTGGAATAACTGCGACTGATAACTACGATGAAGATGTAAGTGTACAGATGGATTTTTCCGCTGTAGATACGTCCAAACCCGGCAGCTATAAAGTAACTATTTTTACGGAAGACGCTTCTGGCAATCGTTCGGAAACAGTGACAATCACTGTGAAAATCCCTGAACCTAAAAAAGGAGAAGTTACCGTTAAATATATCGATAGCGAGAACAATGAAATAGCTGAAAAAAGTACGCTTACCGGCGAATTAGGCGTGGCATACGATACAATCGCTAAAGAAATTCCCGGATATATACTGGAAGAAAGTCCAGCAAATGCTAGCGGGATTTTTGAAGAAATTGGGCAAACCGTTCAATATGTGTACATGAAAATTAGTGTTAGCCCAAGTGAGCCATTCTATGTTGAAAACAGTACAACTCCAGAACAGCCAGCAAGTTTTGTTTCATCTACACAGACACCAAACAAGTCGGCAAAAACACAGCCAAAGACATACTCAAAGGTTAATAAAATGCCAATAAACCTTCCAAAAACAGGAGATAGCACTAGTTTAATCTTTGTTTTTATGGGTGTTCTATTGATAGCTGGATTAACCATTTCTAAAGTTAGAAGAAAAAATTAA
- a CDS encoding AbrB/MazE/SpoVT family DNA-binding domain-containing protein encodes MKSTGMVRKIDELGRVVIPIEIRRTMNLNVKDPLEIFTDEDAIVLKKYSAGLVCDVTGEFSVDNKKFVDGKLTLSKEGAAELMEEIKRRFGDTL; translated from the coding sequence ATGAAATCAACTGGAATGGTAAGAAAAATCGACGAACTTGGCCGCGTGGTTATCCCGATTGAAATAAGACGAACCATGAACCTAAATGTCAAAGATCCTTTAGAAATTTTTACAGATGAAGATGCGATTGTGTTAAAAAAATATTCTGCTGGTTTAGTTTGTGATGTGACTGGGGAGTTTTCTGTTGATAATAAAAAATTCGTGGATGGCAAATTGACGCTTAGTAAAGAAGGCGCCGCGGAATTAATGGAAGAAATCAAACGCCGATTTGGTGATACGTTATAA
- a CDS encoding MucBP domain-containing protein, producing the protein MVTKKKTIASLIILGSLAGQIALTPISALADTNDTNNISLLQSISENVNVPYKYTSTLTFPVLTNQTAEDYKLEIKLALPTSMNFTDLHVSVAGEDMTNQVGTTSYDSSTNTVTFKFDKVTSWDSLSAAKVKFDWNTTYSGEGGEANIDSLVATASATSTDKAGNKSTSNGTLKPKDISAPVVKTDKTAITYSLGTSITEEQFLTDINASVTDNYDSTVSLKSNFTSSVNFAASGDYSVNVQATDKAGNVSNTVNVTVHVASNAPVAGANITVNYLDSAGNKLAASDTITGTINSNYQSTSKKITGYTLENTPENATGTFTDTAQTVNYIYKKDVVTPAPVVDNPVTPVVKKPVIVPKTTDKVSTPANKEKTTYRSLPTTGDTDQSTAATIFGSLLILISAPLLLFKKK; encoded by the coding sequence ATGGTTACAAAGAAAAAAACAATTGCCAGCCTGATAATTTTAGGTTCCCTAGCTGGCCAAATAGCACTTACCCCTATTTCTGCACTTGCTGATACGAACGACACAAATAACATTTCATTACTACAAAGCATAAGCGAGAATGTAAATGTCCCTTATAAATACACATCCACTTTAACTTTCCCAGTTTTAACTAATCAAACCGCCGAAGATTACAAACTTGAAATAAAATTAGCATTACCAACGAGCATGAACTTCACTGATTTACATGTTTCAGTAGCCGGTGAAGATATGACCAACCAAGTAGGTACTACTAGTTATGATAGTTCCACTAATACCGTTACTTTTAAATTTGATAAAGTCACTAGTTGGGACAGTTTATCTGCTGCAAAAGTGAAGTTTGATTGGAACACGACCTATTCAGGTGAAGGCGGCGAAGCAAATATCGATTCCCTAGTCGCGACCGCAAGTGCAACAAGCACAGACAAAGCTGGTAATAAATCAACCTCCAATGGCACTTTAAAACCGAAAGACATTAGTGCCCCCGTTGTCAAAACAGATAAAACAGCAATCACTTACAGCCTTGGAACTAGCATTACAGAAGAACAATTTTTAACAGATATTAATGCTAGTGTCACTGATAATTATGACTCTACTGTTAGCCTTAAAAGCAATTTTACATCTTCTGTTAATTTTGCGGCTAGTGGCGATTATTCAGTCAATGTCCAAGCGACGGATAAAGCTGGCAATGTTTCAAACACAGTAAATGTGACGGTACATGTTGCTAGTAACGCGCCTGTCGCTGGGGCAAATATAACTGTAAATTATCTTGATAGCGCTGGAAATAAACTCGCGGCTTCAGATACCATAACCGGAACTATCAATAGCAATTACCAGTCAACAAGCAAAAAAATTACTGGCTATACGCTAGAAAATACACCTGAAAACGCAACTGGTACTTTCACCGATACCGCACAAACTGTTAACTATATTTATAAAAAAGATGTCGTTACTCCAGCGCCTGTCGTTGATAATCCAGTGACTCCGGTAGTGAAAAAGCCAGTTATTGTGCCAAAAACTACTGATAAAGTGTCCACCCCTGCTAATAAAGAAAAAACAACTTATCGCTCTTTACCGACAACTGGCGATACAGATCAAAGCACAGCCGCTACTATTTTCGGATCTTTACTTATTTTAATCAGCGCCCCACTACTATTATTTAAAAAGAAATAA
- a CDS encoding GRP family sugar transporter — MNIVIALIPAVMWGIMPLVVSKIGGKPRQQIIGTTFGALAFAIGVFIFTNPEYTATIIIASFVSGAFWSLGQMNQFRAFTQVGVSKTMPLSTGMQLVGTSLFGVFAFHEWGTTSKLVLGFSALALIIIGIFLTSYQQHKDENSGQNMKKGIITLLISSVGYVGYVVITRWFDISGWDAILPQAIGMVVAGLLFSIKSEEKRFTKQTWLNMIPGVMWATGNLALLFSNKLVGIATGFSLSQMGVVISTIGGILFLGEKKTKKELILVIIGIVLVIIGGTMIGIAKS; from the coding sequence ATGAATATAGTTATAGCATTAATTCCGGCAGTGATGTGGGGGATTATGCCGTTAGTTGTTTCGAAAATCGGTGGTAAACCGAGGCAACAAATCATTGGTACGACATTCGGAGCACTAGCTTTTGCAATTGGTGTCTTTATTTTTACAAATCCAGAATATACCGCAACGATAATTATTGCTAGTTTTGTCTCAGGGGCATTTTGGAGCTTAGGGCAAATGAACCAGTTCCGGGCCTTTACGCAAGTTGGTGTTTCGAAAACAATGCCACTTTCGACTGGGATGCAGTTAGTGGGTACATCACTTTTTGGTGTATTCGCCTTCCATGAATGGGGGACAACATCCAAACTAGTTTTAGGATTTTCCGCATTAGCACTTATTATCATCGGGATATTTTTAACAAGTTATCAACAACATAAAGACGAAAATTCCGGTCAAAATATGAAAAAAGGAATTATCACTTTACTTATTTCATCGGTTGGTTACGTAGGTTATGTCGTTATTACTCGTTGGTTTGATATTAGTGGCTGGGATGCAATTTTACCACAAGCGATCGGGATGGTTGTAGCAGGATTACTGTTCTCCATTAAGTCCGAAGAAAAACGGTTTACAAAGCAAACGTGGTTGAATATGATTCCGGGTGTTATGTGGGCAACAGGTAACTTAGCCCTGTTATTCTCCAACAAATTAGTCGGAATTGCTACAGGTTTTTCACTCTCGCAAATGGGTGTAGTAATCTCAACAATTGGTGGAATTCTGTTCCTTGGAGAAAAGAAAACGAAGAAAGAACTGATTTTGGTCATTATCGGAATAGTTTTAGTAATTATCGGTGGAACGATGATTGGGATAGCCAAAAGCTAA
- the metG gene encoding methionine--tRNA ligase has translation MVLPEEKNTFYITTPIYYPSGKAHIGHAYTTVAGDAMARYKRLKGYDVFYLTGTDEHGQKIQAKAKERGISEQEYVDEIAEGFQELWKKLEISNTDFIRTTQDRHKTSVEKIFEQLLEQGDIYLGEYEGWYSVSDEEYFTETQLEEVYKDENGKVIGGKAPSGNEVELVKEESYFFRMSKYADRLVEYYNSHPEFILPESRKNEMINNFIKPGLEDLAVSRTTFDWGIKVPGNPKHVVYVWIDALSNYITALGYNTDNDTKFQKYWPADVQIVGKEIVRFHTIYWPIMLMALDLPLPKMVFGHGWILMKDGKMSKSKGNVVDPYMLIDRYGLDALRYYLLREVPFGSDGLFTPEDFVDRVNYDLANDLGNLLNRTVAMINKYFDGEIPAYQGNVTEFDQTLVDFKNNVVKEYEGSMDHMQFSVALNQLWSLVSRTNKYIDETAPWALAKDEDKRAELASVMTHLAENLRIIAVLLQPFLTRTPGEIFLQLGLQEENLKKWDSIYGYGEIPAGTTVVKKGTPIFPRLDAEVEVTYIQDEMKGSAPAPAEEVAEVEALETPQIGIEDFDKIDLRVAEVKQVDKVKKADKLLCFQLDLGEGKLRQVLSGIAEFYQPEELIGKKVIVVSNLKPVKLRGLMSEGMILSGEKDGKLSVIEASSALPNGAKVK, from the coding sequence ATTGTGTTGCCTGAAGAGAAAAATACGTTTTATATTACAACACCAATCTATTATCCAAGCGGAAAAGCGCATATCGGACATGCTTATACGACTGTTGCGGGGGACGCGATGGCTCGTTATAAACGCTTAAAAGGATATGATGTGTTTTACTTAACTGGAACAGATGAACACGGTCAAAAAATCCAAGCAAAAGCGAAAGAACGCGGAATTTCCGAACAAGAATACGTAGATGAAATTGCAGAAGGTTTCCAAGAACTATGGAAAAAACTAGAAATTTCAAATACAGACTTCATTCGTACAACACAAGACCGTCATAAAACATCGGTTGAAAAAATCTTTGAACAACTTTTAGAGCAAGGCGACATTTACTTAGGTGAATACGAAGGTTGGTACTCTGTTTCTGATGAAGAATACTTTACAGAAACACAGTTAGAAGAAGTATATAAAGATGAAAATGGCAAAGTAATCGGCGGAAAAGCTCCAAGTGGCAATGAAGTCGAACTTGTTAAAGAAGAATCCTACTTTTTCCGTATGAGTAAATATGCGGATCGTTTAGTAGAATATTATAATTCCCATCCAGAATTTATCCTTCCTGAATCCAGAAAAAATGAAATGATTAATAATTTCATCAAGCCTGGTTTAGAGGATTTAGCTGTATCAAGAACGACTTTTGATTGGGGTATTAAAGTTCCTGGTAATCCAAAACACGTTGTTTATGTGTGGATTGATGCGCTTTCTAACTACATTACTGCGCTTGGATATAATACAGACAATGATACGAAATTCCAAAAATACTGGCCAGCAGATGTACAAATCGTTGGGAAAGAAATCGTTCGTTTCCATACAATTTATTGGCCAATTATGTTGATGGCGCTTGACCTACCACTTCCAAAAATGGTGTTCGGCCACGGCTGGATCCTTATGAAAGATGGCAAAATGTCGAAATCTAAAGGGAACGTTGTAGACCCTTATATGCTGATTGATCGTTACGGCTTAGATGCGCTTCGTTACTACTTACTACGCGAAGTTCCATTTGGTTCAGATGGTCTATTTACGCCGGAAGACTTTGTTGACCGCGTGAACTATGATCTTGCCAACGACTTAGGAAATTTGCTTAATCGCACAGTAGCAATGATTAACAAATATTTTGATGGTGAAATTCCGGCTTATCAGGGTAATGTAACAGAATTCGACCAAACTTTAGTAGATTTCAAAAACAATGTGGTGAAAGAATACGAAGGTAGCATGGATCACATGCAATTTTCTGTAGCCCTAAATCAACTTTGGTCACTCGTTTCTCGCACAAATAAATACATCGACGAAACAGCTCCATGGGCTCTTGCTAAAGATGAAGATAAACGCGCTGAACTCGCAAGCGTAATGACACATTTAGCAGAAAACTTGCGCATTATCGCGGTTCTATTGCAACCATTCCTAACAAGAACACCAGGCGAAATCTTCTTACAACTCGGCTTACAAGAAGAAAACTTGAAGAAATGGGATAGTATTTATGGTTACGGCGAAATTCCAGCAGGCACAACTGTTGTGAAAAAAGGTACGCCAATTTTCCCAAGACTTGATGCAGAAGTCGAAGTTACGTATATTCAAGACGAAATGAAAGGCTCTGCGCCAGCTCCTGCCGAAGAAGTGGCGGAAGTTGAAGCACTTGAAACTCCGCAAATCGGCATTGAAGACTTCGACAAAATCGATCTTCGTGTGGCGGAAGTAAAACAAGTAGATAAAGTGAAAAAAGCAGATAAACTTCTTTGTTTCCAATTAGATTTAGGTGAAGGAAAACTGCGCCAAGTACTTTCAGGTATTGCAGAATTCTATCAACCAGAAGAACTAATCGGCAAAAAAGTAATCGTCGTTTCTAACTTGAAACCTGTGAAACTTCGCGGACTAATGAGCGAAGGCATGATTCTTTCAGGTGAAAAAGACGGCAAGCTAAGTGTAATTGAAGCAAGCAGCGCACTGCCAAACGGTGCGAAAGTAAAATAA
- a CDS encoding GRP family sugar transporter, which yields MNIMIALIPALLWGTVPLIITKFGGSTRQQTMGMTLGALTFAVIVFFFTDPVYTLKTVGISFITGCLWTVGQMFQLKAFKIIGVSKAMPISTGMQLVGTTLCGVILFHEWDTTLRIILGFIALALIVGGIFLTSYAEKEEDGTNALKQGLITLFISACGYVGLVVLIQGFKIDGINAILPQAIGMVLSALIMTHSGGTEKRFNKRTLLLTIPGVIWAAGNVAMVHANQLVGVATGFSLSQLGVVISTIGGIVLLKEKKTQKEMLFVIVGVVLVVLGGILIGVAKGA from the coding sequence TTGAACATTATGATTGCGCTGATTCCTGCACTACTTTGGGGGACAGTTCCGCTAATTATTACAAAATTTGGCGGTTCAACAAGGCAACAAACGATGGGAATGACACTAGGGGCGCTCACTTTTGCGGTAATCGTTTTCTTCTTCACGGATCCAGTTTATACGCTTAAAACAGTAGGGATTAGTTTTATAACAGGGTGTTTATGGACTGTGGGTCAGATGTTCCAACTGAAAGCATTCAAAATTATCGGTGTTTCAAAAGCGATGCCGATTTCTACAGGGATGCAATTAGTCGGAACAACACTTTGTGGAGTAATCTTATTTCATGAATGGGATACGACGCTTCGAATTATTCTAGGTTTTATAGCATTAGCTCTTATCGTCGGTGGAATTTTCTTAACATCTTATGCTGAGAAAGAAGAAGATGGTACTAATGCATTAAAACAAGGTTTGATCACATTATTCATTTCTGCTTGTGGCTATGTTGGCTTAGTCGTTCTAATTCAAGGTTTCAAAATCGATGGAATTAATGCGATTTTACCGCAAGCAATTGGGATGGTTTTAAGTGCGCTAATTATGACACACAGTGGTGGTACGGAAAAACGTTTCAATAAACGAACTCTCTTACTTACTATTCCAGGGGTGATTTGGGCAGCTGGGAACGTTGCGATGGTTCATGCTAATCAGCTTGTCGGAGTCGCGACTGGCTTCTCGCTTTCGCAATTAGGCGTTGTTATTTCGACAATCGGTGGTATCGTACTTTTAAAAGAAAAGAAAACGCAAAAAGAAATGCTTTTTGTTATCGTGGGCGTAGTTTTAGTTGTGCTCGGCGGGATTTTAATCGGCGTTGCAAAAGGCGCTTAA